One window of the Hemiscyllium ocellatum isolate sHemOce1 chromosome 11, sHemOce1.pat.X.cur, whole genome shotgun sequence genome contains the following:
- the asb12a gene encoding ankyrin repeat and SOCS box protein 12a, with protein sequence MELDIMWSIKMSLVDITKIFSMFQPTEEEGNGEISHLNQAISNDDDKLLAELLSQERYMRFINSRSGWGVPGTPLRLAASMGHLKCLEVLLAHGAEVDSLDVKAQTPLFTAVSGKHLDCVQALLRAGANPNGSIYNNSSPLLIAAREGDVEILKELLDHGAEVNVRCKMPNWAYNPCACSGPLYLALVYGHFDCFRLLLLYGANPDFNCTEEKLLSRIKSPKTALEMCFKYGCGTEYVQLLIDFGANLYLPDLSASKNIKQNEVLKLLDRARARPRCLMSLSRITIRKYLKQASGLHSIDQLNIPPILKDYVKHHLS encoded by the exons ATGGAACTGGATATTATGTGGTCTATCAAAATGAGCCTTGTGGATATTACGAAGATATTTTCCATGTTTCAGCCAACTGAAGAAGAAGGCAATGGAGAAATAAGTCACTTAAACCAAGCAATCTCTAACGATGATGACAAACTACTAGCTGAACTTTTATCTCAGGAAAGGTACATGAGATTTATCAATAGTCGAAGTGGGTGGGGTGTTCCAGGCACTCCTCTACGTTTAGCAGCTAGTATGGGTCACCTAAAATGTCTGGAGGTCCTCCTCGCCCATGGTGCTGAGGTGGACAGTTTAGACGTGAAAGCTCAAACACCTTTGTTCACTGCTGTTAGTGGTAAGCATTTAGATTGTGTCCAAGCTTTGCTTAGGGCTGGAGCTAATCCTAATGGTAGTATTTATAACAACAGTTCACCTCTTTTGATTGCTGCAAGAGAAGGGGATGTGGAGATTTTAAAGGAACTGCTGGATCATGGAGCAGAAGTCAATGTTCGTTGCAAAATGCCAAATTGGGCCTACAATCCCTGTGCTTGCAGTGGTCCTCTCTACCTTGCTTTGGTTTATGGACACTTCGACTGCTTTCGTCTTCTTCTGTTATATGGAGCCAATCCAGACTTTAACTGCACTGAGGAAAAACTACTGTCAAGAATTAAATCACCAAAGACAGCTCTGGAGATGTGTTTTAAATATGGCTGTGGAACTGAGTATGTCCAGTTGCTCATAGACTTTGGAGCAAATCTTTATTTACCAGATCTGTCAGCAAGTAAAAATATAAAGCAAAATGAAGTGCTTAAACTTCTAGACAGAGCCAGAG CTCGGCCAAGGTGCTTGATGTCACTTTCCAGGATAACCATCCGCAAATACCTCAAACAAGCAAGTGGACTGCATTCCATTGACCAATTGAACATACCCCCAATTCTAAAAGACTATGTGAAACATCATCTGAGTTGA